In Labrus bergylta chromosome 6, fLabBer1.1, whole genome shotgun sequence, the following proteins share a genomic window:
- the aasdh gene encoding beta-alanine-activating enzyme codes for MAARTLQELVSSAASLHPDRAAVTYDSGSVSGNPVSLRYRELDELTAELCDALRRSCSDNNGVIGLYCCDDLYIPVWVLGILQSSAAFVPLDPEAPGLLSARVMNQCGLKYCAVNTDMLQRFQAALVSHVSVEVCVELSKFKLTVVRIKMLPVSNNIRGPEQTRFQTAEGAAEFKESERADLAYVLHTSGTTGVPKTVRVPHRCILPNILHLRSLFQMSSDDVVLLASPLTFDPSVVDMFLALSSGAQLLIVPAVMKKMPRRLAQLLFMRHKTTVLQVTPTLLVRFGQRTLQQEVLSSGSSLRVLALGGEACPSPALLRSWKHEENKTHIYNIYGITEVSCWACVYQIPESLLHSNSLAVSSVPLGTPLMDTLVEVRDENECLVTAGEGQVFIGGEDRVCLLDDEEDVVRGTMRATGDWVNVRDKQLFYLGRRDRLVKRHGKRVNLDHLQQLIQSLPQVEACAACLYEDSRLLAFIVSSTSGEQKHVEQTHGEHLLLPAAEETGGADGDLSTLILEQLSLLLPSHSVPDTLLLVPALSLTAHGKVDMKALMKIYHRERRCSDSARGDSNKLKQTLQALWNETLGLPEDATIDEESNFLLSGGDSLKALHLHEDILAAAGLTSPELLEVVLDGTFSDVLRHIERMTLTLTQPLENKTPAVKKRHAEAPSAVPAKREHTEQLQEEKRAFRVLKRAGEVMEIRDSETHINSEAEKDGALTLSLSWSSDTGRCVDASPLLLAENRMTVFIGSHSHRIQALDLTTGSLLWERVLGGRMEASAAVSRCGTLVVIGCYDGCVYFLCAASGDTRWIFETGDAVKSCPAVDPLTGLVMVGSHDGHVYALDPKEEQCVWRRHCGGGAVFSSPLLLSSLRQMFVASLGGRLLCLNPDSGEELWSICRDVPFFSSPNASSGHVIIGSVDGNICCFGAEGKLVWQFKTEGPVFSSPCVTQDGQSVLCGSHDGRLYCLNCVDGSLVWTFQTTGKVYSSPCVFDGSAVGRRGPLVALASTDGAVWILDVQDGRMLTTLTLPGELFSSPVVCGRSLVIGCRNDLVYCLQLTVKEETQTEELVS; via the exons ATGGCCGCTCGGACCCTACAGGAGCTTGTATCCTCCGCCGCCTCTCTGCACCCTGACCGGGCAGCTGTGACGTATGACAGCGGGTCAGTGTCAGGGAACCCGGTGTCCCTGCGGTACAGAGAGCTGGACGAACTAACAGCTGAGCTGTGTGATGCTCTGCGGAGGAGCTGCTCTGATAATAACGGTGTGATTGGGCTGTACTGTTGTGATGATCTGTACATACCTGTGTGGGTTCTGGG GATCCTGCAGTCCTCTGCTGCCTTCGTCCCCCTGGACCCTGAGGCTCCAGGACTCCTCTCTGCCAGAGTCATGAACCAGTGTGGGCTCAAGTACTGTGCTGTGAACACTGACATGCTGCAG AGATTTCAGGCAGCCCTCGTCAGTCACGTGTCCGTGGAGGTTTGTGTCGAGTTGTCTAAGTTCAAACTGACGGTGGTACGAATCAAGATGCTGCCAGTCTCTAACAACATAAGAGGACCTGAACAGACTCGATTTCagacagcagagggcgctgccGAGTTTAAAGAGTCAGAACGTGCAGACTTGGCGTATGTGCTTCACACATCTGGAACCACTGGAGTCCCAAAGACTGTGAGGGTGCCACACAGATGCATCCTCCCTAACATACTTCACCTGAG ATCTTTGTTTCAGATGAGTTCAGATGACGTGGTCCTCCTCGCCTCCCCCTTAACCTTTGACCCCTCTGTGGTGGACATGTTCCTAGCCTTGTCGTCAGGGGCTCAGCTCCTCATCGTCCCCGCTGTGATGAAGAAGATGCCTCGTCGTCTGGCCCAGCTGCTGTTCATGCGTCACAAGACGACGGTCTTGCAG GTCACACCGACGCTCCTCGTCCGCTTCGGGCAGCGTACCCTCCAGCAGGAGGTGCTGTCGTCGGGCTCCTCGCTGCGGGTGCTCGCTCTCGGGGGAGAGGCCTGTCCGTCACCCGCTCTGCTGAGGAGCTGGAAGCACGAGGAGAACAAAACTCACATCTACAACATCTACGGCATCACAGAGGTGTCCTGCTGGGCGTGTGTTTATCAAATACCAGAGTCTCTACTGCACTCGAACAGCCT cGCGGTGTCTTCTGTGCCTCTTGGGACTCCTCTGATGGACACGCTGGTGGAAGTCAGAGATGAAAACGAGTGCCTTGTGACAGCAGGAGAAGGTCAGGTGTTCATAG GCGGGGAGGACAGGGTGTGTCTCCTGGACGATGAGGAGGATGTTGTCCGCGGGACGATGAGAGCGACAGGAGACTGGGTGAACGTCAGAGACAAACAGCTGTTTTACCTTGGACGGAGAGACCGGCTTGTTAAACGCCACGGGAAGCGGGTGAACCTGGACCACCTGCAGCAG CTCATTCAGAGTCTCCCTCAGGTGGAGGCCTGCGCTGCGTGTCTCTACGAAGACTCTCGACTGCTTGCCTTTATCGTCTCGTCCACATCTGGAGAGCAGAAACATGTGGAACAAACACATGGGGAACACCTCCTGCTCCCTGCTGCAGAGGAGACGGGCGGTGCAGACGGAGACCTGAGCACTCTGATCCTGGAGCagctgtctctgctgctgccgTCACACAGCGTCCCCGACACGCTGCTCCTGGTCCCGGCTCTCAGTCTGACTGCTCATG GCAAAGTGGACATGAAGGCTCTCATGAAGATATACCATAGAGAGAGACGATGTTCAGACTCTGCGCGGGGAGATTCAAACAAACTGAAGCAAACTCTTCAGGCTCTGTGGAAC GAAACTCTCGGCCTTCCTGAAGATGCAACGATCGATGAGGAGTCGAACTTCCTGCTGAGTGGAGGAGACTCTCTGAAGGCTCTGCATCTCCATGAGGACATCCTCGCCGCCGCAGGATTGACCTCGCCAGAGCTGCTCGAGGTCGTGCTCGACGGGACTTTTTCTGACGTCCTGCGCCACATCGAGAGGATGACGCTGACGCTGACGCAGCCGCTCGAGAACAAGACGCCAGCGGTGAAGAAACGACACGCTGAAGCTCCCTCTGCGGTGCCGGCAAAGagagaacacacagagcagctgcaggaggagaaaagagcGTTTAGAGTTCTAAAGCGAGCAGGAGAGGTGATGGAgatcagagactcagagacacatatCAACTCTGAGGCAGAGAAGGATGGAGCGCTGACCCTCAGTCTGAGCTGGTCCTCAGACACAGGCCGATGTGTGGATGCCTCCCCGCTGCTTCTAGCAGAAAACAGAATGACAGTGTTCATCGGCTCCCACTCTCACAGGATCCAGGCGTTAGACCTGACCACAGGGAGCCTCCTGTGGGAGCGAGTCCTCGGGGGGAGAATGGAAGCCTCGGCTGCGGTGTCTCGCTGCGGTACCCTCGTGGTTATTG GTTGCTATGACGGCTGTGTGTATTTCCTGTGTGCTGCTTCTGGAGACACTCGGTGGATATTTGAGACGGGGGACGCTGTGAAGAGCTGTCCTGCTGTGGACCCCCTCACAGGTCTGGTGATGGTGGGCTCACATGATGGACACGTTTACGCCTTAGATCCAAAG gaggagcagtgtgtgtggaggcgtcactgtggaggaggagctgtgtTCTCCTCCCCGctcctcctctcgtctctcAGACAGATGTTTGTGGCATCGCTGGGAGGCCGCCTGCTCTGTCTCAACCCT gacAGCGGGGAGGAGCTGTGGTCGATCTGCAGAGATGTCCCGTTCTTCTCGTCACCTAACGCCTCCTCCGGTCACGTCATCATCGGCTCGGTGGACGGAAACATCTGTTGCTTCGGCGCTGAGGGGAAACTG gtttggCAGTTTAAGACAGAAGGACCCGTCTTCTCGTCTCCGTGTGTCACTCAGGACGGGCAGAGCGTCCTGTGCGGGTCACACGACGGTCGCCTGTACTGTTTGAACTGCGTTGACGGCTCTCTGGTTTGGACTTTCCAGACCACTGGGAAGGTGTACTCCAGTCCGTGTGTGTTCGATGGCTCTGCGGTGGGCCGGAGGGGGCCGCTGGTGGCTCTGGCCTCCACAGACGGCGCAGTGTGGATCCTGGATGTACAAGACGGACGGATGCTGACCACGCTCACTCTACCAGGGGAGCTGTTCTCATCCCCCGTGGTGTGTGGGCGCTCTCTTGTTATCGGGTGCCGCAATGACCTTGTGTATTGTTTACAGCTGACGGtgaaagaagaaacacaaacgGAGGAGCTGGTTTcataa
- the si:dkeyp-117h8.4 gene encoding uncharacterized protein si:dkeyp-117h8.4 translates to MDDILKEQLSKNAFNYKMTLNRVIDTYSKLQYCDGGMEVDLENTKYTTLRRYMKKSKAELNMLESKSLAELRDESMRALDIRTDSQLDFTHQNSGADETCFSKVSGVSSLHISVEDDGEVSTAGMCRSDTTQLTVSSLDESQRTVCEAADQQPEDEDEQLEMTLRRNGSLIELYPSMINQIGSAWRRQHVSEAADSVLRRYRRWRSRSNRSVHLDNTFTVNKKHKNNTERRRSSKENCGSPVKRHFMDTEHSLLTSLQMRPEWQAQQQQSPGRGRSLLTRKPILVMDLSCPLESFNTKETSLNQTFTVSLDESRSGEPLSAYPASPSKLSFPSPKAPSDFSLRSKRLSNAAHQLQTDGYLLYASQSTAAKERPDIYGSPVRQSPLKSRMMSSLSGSPSAFCRSPRAVSVESCPRELMRPRPVFTSLSSPQHRAALPPRMFCSQDSGPSFQAQPASPRSASAESRRHLSFDSFPPPAQNPKKLDEVFIKLYHKFVCQNQSSFFKGPPCRFCARSSEGSRCHSSLALAALALSPHRSVLRKRHRELNWDSFPQSKRLRDEYCPSSPGSKRHRTELLRRRFSTFESEQRHDGRTYSPGKHSQQRPAEHHHQEEGWMSHSRRPSAAEFSGYGSSFERNAASGSPRKWW, encoded by the exons ATGgatgacattttaaaggaaCAACTTTCCAAAAATGCCTTTAACTACAAAATGACACTGAATCGAGTCATAGACACG TACTCAAAGCTTCAATACTGCGACGGGGGGATGGAGGTGGACctggaaaatacaaaatacacaa CACTTCGACGCTACATGAAGAAGTCTAAAGCAGAGCTGAACATGTTGGAGTCAAAG AGCCTGGCAGAGTTGAGGGATGAATCAATGAGAG CACTGGACATTAGAACAGACTCTCAG CTGGACTTCACGCATCAAAACAGTGGAGCTGATGAGACCTGCTTTTCTAAAGTTTCTGGAGTTTCCAGTCTTCATATTTCTGTGGAGGACGACG GTGAGGTTTCTACAGCGGGGATGTGTAGAAGTGACACGACTCAGCTGACTGTGAGCTCATTGGACGAGAGTCAGAGGACCGTCTGTGAGGCGGCGGATCAGCAGccggaggacgaggacgagcaGCTGGAGATGACCCTGAGGAGAAACGGCAGCCTGATCGAGCTCTACCCCAGCATGATCAACCAGATAGGGAGTGCTTGGCGCCGGCAGCACGTCTCTGAGGCGGCGGACTCTGTGCTGAGGAGGTACCGCAGGTGGAGGAGTCGGTCGAACAGAAGCGTGCATCTCGACAACACGTTCACTGTCaataagaaacacaagaacaacacagagagaaggaggagcagCAAGGAGAACTGTGGGAGCCCGGTGAAGAGGCACTTCATGGATACAGAACATTCACTTCTCACTTCTCTGCAGATGAGACCGGAGTGGCaggcacagcagcagcagtcacctgggagggggaggagcttactGACGAGGAAGCCCATCCTGGTCATGGATCTCTCTTGTCCCCTTGAAAGCTTTAATACAAAAGAGACTTCTCTGAACCAGACCTTCACTGTGTCTCTTGATGAATCCCGGAGTGGAGAGCCGCTCTCAGCATATCCCGCCAGTCCTTCCAAACTTTCTTTTCCTTCCCCAAAAGCCCCCTCAGATTTCTCCCTCAGGTCCAAAAGGCTCTCCAACGCTGCTCATCAGCTGCAGACTGACGGGTACCTCTTGTATGCATCACAAAGCACAGCTGCTAAAGAGAGGCCGGACATTTATGGCTCTCCAGTCAGGCAGAGTCCGTTGAAATCCCGGATGATGAGCAGCCTCAGTGGATCTCCGAGTGCCTTCTGCAGGAGCCCGAGAGCTGTTTCTGTGGAGAGCTGTCCTAGAGAGCTGATGAGGCCCAGACCAGTGTTTACCTCTCTGTCCTCCCCTCAACATAGAGCAGCTCTGCCACCCAGGATGTTCTGCTCTCAGGACTCTGGTCCTTCCTTCCAGGCACAGCCGGCGTCACCTCGCTCGGCCTCAGCAGAGTCTCGGCGCCACCTTTCCTTCGACTCCTTCCCGCCGCCCGCCCAAAACCCGAAGAAGCTGGACGAGGTCTTTATAAAACTGTACCACAAGTTTGTCTGCCAAAATCAATCCTCTTTCTTCAAAGGGCCGCCCTGTAGGTTCTGCGCTCGCAGCTCTGAGGGGAGCAGATGCCACTCCTCCTTGGCCCTCGCCGCCCTCGCTCTGTCGCCGCACCGCTCTGTCCTGAGGAAACGCCACAGGGAGTTGAACTGGGACAGCTTCCCGCAGTCCAAACGTCTGAGGGACGAGTACTGCCCGTCCTCCCCCGGGTCCAAACGACACAGGACAGAGTTGCTGAGGCGCCGTTTCTCCACGTTTGAATCCGAGCAGCGTCATGACGGCCGCACTTACAGTCCCGGTAAACACAGCCAGCAGCGACCAGCCGAGCATCATCATCAGGAAGAAGGCTGGATGAGTCACAGCCGTCGCCCGTCTGCAGCTGAGTTCTCAGGATACG GAAGTTCATTTGAGAGGAATGCTGCCAGTGGCTCCCCCAG AAAATGGTGGTGA
- the ppat gene encoding amidophosphoribosyltransferase — protein MEFEESGIGEECGVFGCVAAGEWPTQLEVAQVLTLGLTALQHRGQESAGMVLSNGASPPTYTAHKGMGLVSTAFPAEALQKLRYGNLGICHTRYSTTGHSELQNCQPFVVDTLHGKIAVAHNGELVNAQRLRKKVMRHGVGLSTGSDSELITQLLALTPPMEELDAPDWVARIKNLMTETPTSYSLLVMYKDVVYAVRDPYGNRPLCIGQLVPVSKLHSSGSGEEDAEGWVVSSESCSFQSIGAKYYREVLPGEIVQISKHGVKTLSIVPRPEGDPPAFCIFEYVYFARPDSIFEGQMVYTVRQRCGRQLAIEAPTDADVVSTVPESATPAALGYAQQSGLPYIEVLCKNRYVGRTFIQPNTRLRQLGVAKKFGALTDNFAGKRVVLVDDSIVRGNTIAPIIKLLKEAGATEVHIRVASPPIRFPCYMGINIPTKEELIANKPEFQEIARHIGADSVQYLTVEGLLSAVQQGISSMQEKDKMISSRNTSGKRVGHCTACLTGKYPIELEW, from the exons GGGTCAGGAGAGCGCCGGGATGGTCCTGAGTAATGGAGCCAGCCCCCCTACATACACAGCCCACAAG gggATGGGGTTAGTGAGCACAGCGTTCCCTGCCGAGGCGCTCCAGAAGCTGCGTTACGGTAACCTTGGTATTTGTCACACTCGATATTCAACCACCGGACACTCTGAGCTGCAGAACTGCCAGCCGTTTGTGGTGGACACTCTGCACGGGAAGATAGCCGTGGCACACAATGGAGAGCTGGTCAACGCTCAACGCCTGAGGAAGAAG GTGATGCGTCATGGAGTGGGCCTCTCCACCGGCTCAGACAGTGAACTCATCACTCAGCTGCTCGCTCTGACCCCCCCCATGGAGGAGCTGGACGCACCGGACTGGGTCGCCAG aataAAGAATCTGATGACTGAGACCCCCACCTCGTACTCTCTACTGGTGATGTATAAAGACGTGGTCTACGCGGTGAGAGACCCTTATGGAAACCGTCCCCTCTGCATTGGACAGCTGGTTCCCGTCTCTAAACTGCACAGCTCCG GTTCAGGAGAGGAGGATGCAGAGGGCTGGGTGGTCTCTTCAGAGTCCTGCAGCTTCCAGTCCATCGGTGCAAA GTATTACAGAGAGGTCTTACCTGGAGAAATAGTCCAGATATCCAAACACGGGGTGAAGACTCTGAGTATCGTCCCTCGCCCTGAAGGAGACCCCCCCGCCTTCTGCATCTTTGAATATGTTTACTTTGCCAGACCAGACTCTATTTTTGAAG GTCAGATGGTGTATACTGTCCGGCAGCGCTGTGGTCGGCAGTTAGCCATCGAGGCTCCGACAGACGCAGACGTGGTCAGCACTGTGCCTGAGTCGGCCACTCCCGCTGCTCTGGGTTACGCTCAGCAG TCTGGTCTGCCATACATAGAGGTTCTGTGTAAGAACCGCTACGTTGGGAGAACGTTTATTCAACCCAACACCCGCCTGAGGCAGCTGGGAGTCGCCAAGAAGTTCGGAGCTTTGACCGACAACTTTGCAGGGAAACGAGTGGTGCTGGTCGACGACTCCATCGTCAGAGGGAACACCATCGCCCCGATCATCAAACTACTGAAGGAGGCTGGAGCAACCGAG gtCCATATCAGGGTCGCCTCTCCCCCTATCAGGTTCCCGTGCTACATGGGCATCAATATTCCAACTAAAGAGGAGCTCATCGCCAACAAGCCTGAGTTTCAGGAAATTGCTAGACACATAG GAGCTGACAGTGTTCAGTATCTGACCGTGGAGGGTCTGCTGTCAGCTGTGCAGCAGGGGATCAGCTCCATGCAGGAGAAGGACAAGATGATCAGCTCTAGGAACACATCGGGCAAGAGGGTGGGACACTGCACCGCCTGTCTGACCGGGAAGTACCCCATAGAGCTGGAGTGGTAA